ACATCGTTGACATTGTTAACTGTCTTCCGATCCATCGATTCTGTAAAGTGTGagaaaaaatgttgatccaGAAACACGATAAGATATTTGTTGAAACGTATTTGCGACGTCTCATACGGGGAAGATAGTGGCATTGAAATTGGTGCACTTCGTGTACTTTAAAAGACGGAGTCACactgtttatgtatgtatgtatgtatgtatgtatgtatgtatgtatgtatgtatgtatgtatgtatgtatgtatgcatgcatgcatgtatgtatgtatgcatgatgcacgcacgcacgtacgtaataatgtatgtatgaatgatacgtatgaatgtatgtatgaatgaatgaatatgtgtatgtatgcatatatgtctgtctatctagctatctgtctgtatgtatctgtgtatatatctacatatgtatctatgtatgaatggctggctggctggctggctacATGCATGCGTGCTTGCATGAATGTGCATGCATTGTGTATTTATGAATAAATTGCCGTATAACGGAAtaaagtttttgtgaaaattgtttgGGGTTatttgttctataatttaaaatttggtttaATAATCTCGTTTCGCTTCAACATGGTGAAAGGAATATGTTCTTTCTGACAGGAAATGTTTTCCCCGGCCCTGGCGAATGTAAGCAAGGGCAGTGACCCACGGTCTCTATTTCAAACCGTGGTCGAACTGTCAGACTTCACCCCAGAGATTAACAAACGCACGGTAATACAAATACCTTCTCGTTTATCCCCAGTAGTAGCGATGGTGCCAACGACGTCTGCAGACAAAACGACGTCTGTAATAGCACCTCGCGTCGTTCCAATGTCCGTTTCGGTAGACTTCAACACAATCTTCCCTATTGCAGTAATCGTTAGGCTCACCAGGCTGCCACCAGCCGTAGTTGATCtgatcaaaaaacaaaataccCGTGCTCTCAAAATATACCCTCGGTGTAAATCTTATATCGCAAACAGGTGTTTGTCATAGTCGTCGTGAAGTTTTCCCTATTAACTCTCTCGTGGATATGAGGGCAGGGAAATGTATAGTACTGATTACGCGGTCGTCAACTGCATTCACTTAAACAAGaaaagaatgttatgatacattTTTGATAAACAGATCAATCGATCCATCTATCAATTAATCTATCAGACGCAAAAATATGTGGCTCCCTATGTATAATATCTAAGATATATTTAAGCTCTATCGCTAAACGCCGTCTGGATCACTAGCTGGCTCTgattgcttagttttttgaaatgattatcTTTTTCTTTAGATAAGCAAACACATACATCTCCTTTTCTGATGTAAGTGTACCTTGACATGTACTTCACAAACAAGTTTCAAAAATAACGACGCTTACTTTAGATCTGTCTGACCAACGATACTGCATCTCCCGAGCTATGTCATTAAGTCCGATCCAAAGGTTTCCAAAGCGACGGGCCAACGCTGTTTtagaataaaagaaaataaaagcaaatagttaaataaataaatagttaaataaataaataaataaataaataaataaataaataaataaataaataaataatcaaatcaaataaacaaataggtaactaaagtattattttgtatttgagTATTACACACACGCATAcctacatccatccatccatccatccatccatccatccatccatccatccatccatccatccttccatccatctatacatgcatacatacatagatacatagatacatacatagatacatagatacatacatagatacatagatacatacatagatacatacatacattcatatgtacatacgtacatacatacatacatacatacatacatacatacatacatacatacatacatacatacatacatacatacatacatacatacatacatacatacatacatacatatattagaGATCTGATATGTTACCATATATGACAGCTCTTTGATAACTATTATGGATGCTTGCCAGCTCGCCACGATATGCTCTGCAGACGCGTCTTGCCGTTTTCCAGTTGTAATGCTGACAGAAAACCAAGTAACAGCCATTGCGTCCATAGCACACCCAACGTTTGTGAACTGTATGCGAAAAGAAGAACAGGAAAGTCGCTTTGAAGTACCTTTTGATACGGagttaacagttgcagcttctatGGAAGTCGATCATTGATACTTACTAACAGTATCGGTCTGCAATGATTTGTGCCCTAAAAATCAATAGCTTGGTCATCTCGAAAAAAACTCGACACAACAAAAATACCTGAAATATTCACGATGGAGACCTCTGACATGTGGACAAGTATCTTTAAATCAATAGCATGCATAAAATCCACAAAGCAGACTCGGAAAGTTTGGATATCAACGTCCAATAGTCACCATGTTCTGAACGGAACCGTCGTGGTCGATAGAAACCCTTTGGACACGGCCACCTTGGCATCGAACTAAATGAGTAATGTGGCAAGGTTTTTGAGGTATGCTCGATGAATTTCCATAGCTGTGCACTCGTACTGTAACTTTCAAtatcgaaaataaaaaaatgtaattctCGTACCAATCATCCTAAGTCGTCTTGGTTGGTGAGAATCGTAAAAAAGTAATACACTGAAACTAAAAAGCTAGCTTCGAGGTCTATGTGAAGCTCTTTAACAGTAGCAATGCATATAGCATCTGCCGGGCCTTAGTTCGTGTTTCTGAGGCATTGTTGAATAAAACAATTCTGTCGCATTTCCTCATCgaatcaacacgattggaactaattttggataattggatggtgaagtaatgccgatttaatctacaaatgtaatcttttcTGCTTTGCTTTTGATAtgacacatttgtttttatgagtaatttgcaatattgcaacatttagctttatggcacctaacacgtttgagaaatttgaaaaatatgaaaatccaattatcccaaattatttccaatcgtgtcaCACCTGACCATGAAAGGACTCAAGGGCtagtagctgtaacatttgatgattcTTTTCACTGCTTTTATTTCTAATGTTAACCACAGTGTCTTCTTCTACTCGTCAAGGCATGTTTAGAGAGAACTTGTTGAGCTTGTAAACTCGGCCTGCACATATAtgtaatattgaatttacaCTTATAGATGATGTGCCGACAAGTAAAGTAGTTGGTGTTTTTCAACATAGTCcctgagggtctatggtttcaacatgcttttcaaagtAGTACAAGAAACGGATTTTAACAttataaaaagttaaaaaaaaaacatataaagTTACTTGCTCTTCAATGCAAAGAATGCATACTTACTGTTTTCTgtgttgatattattttcatcgtCATCGCTGCGTTGTTCCGTCTCAAGTTCGATAGAACTGCGCTTCAGCACTTCTTCGACATCTTCATTGTTAAGCGCTTCCATTTCCGCGTCCTCGGCACTGCGTTCCTCCAAGTCCTCTTCCTCAATATCCTCCTCTTTCAAATCTTCAGATTCCTCCATGTCTGCCTCGTCAAAGTCAGCTTCATCGACGGCTTGGAATTCCTCCTCTGCCTTGATGTCTGATGTTTCTTCAACGGCTGGTGCCTTGTCCACAGCCAGTTCTGTTTCGACGGCCGCAGAACTCACAGCCAGCACGGCTAGTACCACAAGAATTTGAACCCTCCTGAAAATGAGAGCCAGTACATGACAGGATGATTTGTTTGGCTGCCTGATATAGCGTCATCGGGTGTTTAAGTTTCATAAAacgtattttaaaatttacgcTTTATCGCATATACTGCTCTGGTGAAAAAGCCAATAATCGTACAAAAATCATTTACGATTAATTTGGGGATGAccttttacagtgaatttcaaaatagcttggaattacaacgtgcttgggtgattagaaaaacattgctggcgatagaaaataactccaactgcatccattgcaaacgttctcctttgatagattttgcaacaatttaacccaatacgacgtccaCTGTTCTCACTCACAGAACACGCTGAGTGTGGGAACACCAATCGTTGTACCGACCTGTACACAATGTACCGAGAAAAACCTACCGTTAGTGTTCTTTGCAGTTTCATCGACGggaaatgtgataaaggcaATACAAGAATGTTCAAACAGTGTGTACGTGTGAGTTTTTCCATTGAAGCGCGGCAACACTGACGGTGTTGACTGTGGCAAAGTGAACGgcgtattgggttaaattgttgcaaactttgtcgaagtagaacgtttgtaatgaaagcaggtggcgtcattttctatcgccagacacgtttttcttatcaccctagcatgttgtaattccaagctattttgaaattcactgtaattcAGAAGAAAATATTTGAACCCTCTCtatacaaacatttcaaaaatacgtgtaactttaataaataaaacGGACAAGATTTAGTAATACTGTGAGGAATACTGCGACGATTACTGTGAGGAATATTGTGACGACTGTTCTTTAACGTAACTTAGGCTTTAACTTAGGCCAGAGTGATTCAATTCTTTGTTTCGCGTCCACTCAAAGTTTGAAAGGTAAGCGGTTCAAAAGCACTCAAAAATTTTACAAGCGCGAGTTTATGTTCAATTGATTGTTTCTGTGTAATAGGAGTGCATAGAAACTtctctttgacctcaaaaatttacaatacaatgTGACGTTGTAGGCATTTTAAATATAGTCTATAACATTTGAAGATAAAGATAGGCAGAAAAGCCGGTAAgtattgggcaatttgtttctctgttaccaaaatttacattgtgACCCCccaatttttactcttgattttgaaaatgaatggtAACAAGATTGTTTGaagaaaatttcagcaaaactCTGTCTTTCATTTTTCAACGAGCGAACTACCTTAATTACTTCGGACTTATTCGACCACCAAGCCGTAGGCTCCACGTCTTACTTTTTATCTTTCTCTTTATGATGGATGTAAGGTAAATACTAAGCGGTTTGTACTCGACTAATTGTGCGTTCTTGAATAATATCAGCACTCTGAAAACACACGTCATGGACTGTGGGACAGTTAATAGATGGCATCATAAAATTAAAGGAAATTTACGACAAACGAAGATTATGAAAACAAAGTAAATTGCGTATACTTACATCGTTCTGATTGCCAGTGGATGGTGCTCTTTTCACAGACTATCAGACGCTGGCACAGATAACTTTGTAGGATCTCAGGAAGTCCTGAACTTTTATAGAGAATATGTGTTTGTTCTCTAAACAAAATCTAATTAACATACAGAGACAGTCGTGGCTATTCCAGCGACAGCTTGTACGCCCTCCGTCGCGTCAAATTACTCGCAATGTCTCGACGAGAGTGATTATCGAGATGAGGACAGAAAATTTAACTCCATCTTACCTATCAAGGGTGGTAAAACACTTTACGCCATCATTTTACTTTTGTTACACTTTAAAACGGtgaattttgtcattgtttgttCAAAACTTTTTACCCGATTAAAATGTTGATGTGATACATGAATATGCATTGGATATGCATGCCTGCAATCTGCCATCACTCCCGGCATGCGTGTCAGTATGTATTGACAGTTTTCTATACTTTCCCTTATCGTTGTCTTTGCGGGTATTTTAGTCATCGATAGGATATCACGCGActttatttttgtgtgtttgcaTTCTACCGCAAACATTACTTTTCATTAACTGAAAGTCATGCACTACACCACGCTTTGAGATATCTCGTGCGTTGACCAAATGTACTTAATTCGTAGACCAGTAGATTTCGAAAAACTGTAACTAGGTTATACTACAAATACATATACGTTCTaagatatttttaacaaaattagcAGTTTGAGGGGAAAGTAAATTCTCTGTTTGCGACTGCGGTTCCACGgcgattggaaaaaaaaaatatttttttattttcaacccCACAGTATTCCCTTTCTCTACCATGGAAACTGGACGTTGACCATCTGCAAAAGGTGAAATCTCCCCGATACCTTCTCCTCGCGACAAAAGTTCTGACTTCTATCTTCCCGTCCAATGATTTTAATTGGCCTTCGCTACTGGCAGGCCCCCGCAAACAGCTGAGTTTTTCTCCCTGCACGAATACCGGACTTTATCCATTGCAAGTTGTCTTCGGAGTGAAAGAGTAACGTTTCTCCGCCCGTTAATGACGAATATCGCTGGCCAATCCTCACTGAGTACGAATTAAAGGAAATTACCAGACTGTACGCCAAGAAATCGCTTACGAACACATTTCTTTTTAACAAACAACTTCCTTTGTTGGCTGTCCCTGACACAATTAAATTTGAAACGTCACAACAGTAACACATCATAGGTTGTGTATTCAACTCTTGAGTATCATGACGAGCGAGATTGTGTAGTGTATAAACTTTTCCGGACAAATCATTCTGACGCATTATTCAAAGCAAAGTATGTGACCGTGACGTTCAAGTTCAAACAGCGATAACTTTCGatacatatttttcaatatttttgttcagaaaaCCACGCACAGTTTCTTTGCTTTTTACTCCGGTATGGCGAAATACAAAATGTCGGCCTTGCCGACACATTGCACAGTGTACATGACGTAATGCTTTTGTTGCCAAACGAATTTTATTACGTACTGATACAGAGTCAACTTGTCAACAATTACATAAAGCAttacatatgtgtgtgtggaTTCTGTGTCGACTAGTTGAATACTGggcattttgttatgttttagGGCTAGTGGAACAAGAAGCCGAGTTTAGAAGCCGAGTTTCACCATCAGGAGAAAATAAATGGGAAGTTACAGTAGGCGGAGCTTTTTCGCAGATTCAATACAAAAATCAGCACTCCCTCCCGCATCAACATATCaagttgaactttgaacttatGCGAAGTAAACCATCCAGCCAACTGATGAAGACACCATGTAttaccaataaaacaaacaagcaaacctATATACCCTCTGATCCAGGCCTATACCTGAAAAATGAATCCTCGTTGGATCTCACAAACGGAAAactcgatcaatcaatcaaattaaACAAGCCATCCACAAACCAACCTTTCCATACAACGGACTAACTTATCAAAAAGATATATCATTGTGTGTTATAGAGCTCTGTGTGATGGACAGCTTtaaaaagtttcatcaaatttagtgccgTCGAGCTTGAAACAGCTTTTTTTCAATAAGTAagtgtcaatgacatagtcatAAATCAAATTACCATGCACCTGATAGACCCATGCTAGTAACTTGTCTTCGACGGCACTGATGTTGGCAAACCTGAAGAACAGTAGGCCACATTCTCATTATGGTAGATTAAGTGCTTGTCTGAGGGTGCCTCAAATGATGAATATATACAAGCA
This DNA window, taken from Ptychodera flava strain L36383 chromosome 4, AS_Pfla_20210202, whole genome shotgun sequence, encodes the following:
- the LOC139131728 gene encoding galactose-specific lectin nattectin-like, with amino-acid sequence MRVQILVVLAVLAVSSAAVETELAVDKAPAVEETSDIKAEEEFQAVDEADFDEADMEESEDLKEEDIEEEDLEERSAEDAEMEALNNEDVEEVLKRSSIELETEQRSDDDENNINTENIHKRWVCYGRNGCYLVFCQHYNWKTARRVCRAYRGELASIHNSYQRAVIYALARRFGNLWIGLNDIAREMQYRWSDRSKINYGWWQPGEPNDYCNREDCVEVYRNGHWNDARCYYRRRFVCRRRWHHRYYWG